From the Pontiella agarivorans genome, one window contains:
- a CDS encoding permease, with translation MEMLKNILNEIWLVTVEMAPYLLFGFLMAGILSQLISRDFVKRHLGGNRLMGSIKAALVGVPMPICSCGVIPFAALLRKHGASRGATASFLASTPQTGVDSLLVTYALLGWFFSVFRALAAFLSGILCGIAVEAVPASGNDKQEEEEKTEAAEQRNHILLRMLKYGFITLPGKIAQAMLIGIIISGVISGIIPDNFFADRLGHSPFAMILMLFIGIPLYVCSSASVPIALAFIKAGLSPGAALVFLITGPATNAATLTTLWQIIGKKELTVFLITLSLCALAAGFIINFFSPALGIEEQVCHMHESNSPLNMVWTILLLAVLIKSLLPSRSGKT, from the coding sequence ATGGAAATGCTTAAAAATATTCTTAACGAAATCTGGCTCGTCACCGTTGAGATGGCGCCCTATCTCCTGTTCGGCTTTCTGATGGCGGGAATTCTTTCGCAACTCATCTCCCGCGATTTTGTAAAACGCCATCTGGGCGGAAACCGTCTTATGGGCTCCATCAAAGCCGCACTGGTCGGCGTACCGATGCCGATCTGTTCCTGCGGAGTGATCCCCTTTGCAGCGCTGTTGCGCAAACACGGTGCCAGCCGGGGCGCAACCGCCTCGTTTCTTGCCTCAACTCCCCAAACCGGTGTCGATTCGCTGCTGGTCACCTACGCCCTGCTAGGCTGGTTTTTTTCCGTATTCCGGGCACTGGCCGCTTTTCTATCCGGCATTCTCTGCGGGATCGCTGTCGAAGCCGTTCCTGCCTCCGGAAACGATAAACAGGAAGAAGAGGAAAAAACCGAAGCTGCTGAACAGCGGAATCATATCCTCCTCCGCATGCTCAAATACGGCTTTATCACATTGCCGGGAAAAATCGCTCAGGCCATGCTGATCGGCATTATCATCTCCGGCGTCATCAGCGGGATTATTCCCGATAACTTCTTTGCCGACCGGCTGGGTCATTCGCCGTTCGCCATGATTCTGATGCTGTTCATCGGAATTCCGCTCTATGTCTGCTCCTCAGCCTCTGTCCCGATTGCACTGGCCTTCATCAAAGCAGGCCTTTCTCCCGGGGCCGCCCTCGTATTTCTCATCACCGGGCCCGCAACCAATGCGGCCACACTGACAACGCTCTGGCAGATTATCGGAAAAAAAGAACTGACCGTCTTCCTCATCACGCTTTCGCTCTGCGCACTGGCGGCAGGATTCATCATCAATTTCTTTTCTCCGGCGCTGGGCATTGAAGAACAGGTTTGTCATATGCACGAATCGAACTCTCCCCTCAACATGGTGTGGACAATTCTGCTGCTGGCCGTGCTCATCAAAAGCCTGCTCCCCTCCCGGTCAGGTAAAACCTAA
- a CDS encoding ammonia-forming cytochrome c nitrite reductase subunit c552, whose protein sequence is MSERVKKQGASGIYIVIIVAVAILSALVVGLLTNITERKVEARQQYLRVVEVTEDTTDPAVWGKNWPKQYDSYKRTALSTKTTFGGHGGSEALPEQKIDRPEYHWLKRMFLGYAFSIDYRDRRGHAYMLFDQEQTDRHKAKQSGSCLHCHASLMPVYRELGDGDAMAGMKKTHAMSYWELNEMAHDMGHAHPVSCVDCHDPESMAIRVTRPGFIDGIQRLANSDAPVPAIPSIDIWRQGERETPYDPNEDASRNEMRSFVCGQCHVEYYCSSDFPLTFPWGNGLSMDGAEKFWDETKLTSGERFYDYKHKETGAPILKAQHPEFELWSQGVHARSGVSCSDCHMPYMRDGASKVSDHWVRSPLLNVNRSCQTCHRKSEQDILDLVDSIQQKNYKLLLRGGEALNDLMDAVMAAKESGATEDELTAALEFQRKAQWRLDYIAAENSMGFHAPQEAARILAEAADYARQGQVEALKLTRQ, encoded by the coding sequence ATGAGTGAACGAGTGAAGAAACAGGGCGCGTCCGGGATTTATATTGTCATTATAGTGGCGGTCGCCATTTTATCAGCGTTGGTGGTCGGGTTGTTGACCAACATTACCGAACGGAAAGTCGAAGCCCGGCAGCAGTATCTGCGTGTGGTGGAAGTGACAGAAGATACAACGGATCCGGCGGTATGGGGGAAAAACTGGCCGAAACAGTATGACAGCTACAAGCGTACCGCTCTTTCCACTAAAACCACATTTGGCGGTCACGGCGGCAGCGAAGCGCTGCCCGAGCAGAAGATCGATCGGCCGGAATATCACTGGCTCAAGCGGATGTTTCTTGGATATGCATTTTCCATCGATTATCGCGATCGCCGCGGTCACGCCTATATGCTTTTTGATCAGGAGCAGACTGACCGTCATAAGGCCAAGCAGTCGGGCTCCTGTCTGCACTGTCATGCTTCACTTATGCCGGTTTACCGTGAACTGGGGGACGGGGATGCGATGGCCGGTATGAAAAAAACACATGCCATGTCGTATTGGGAGCTGAACGAAATGGCCCATGATATGGGGCATGCGCATCCGGTTTCCTGTGTGGATTGTCATGATCCGGAATCGATGGCCATTCGGGTGACACGACCGGGCTTTATTGATGGTATTCAGCGTTTGGCGAATTCGGACGCGCCGGTGCCGGCTATTCCGTCGATCGATATCTGGCGGCAGGGCGAACGTGAAACACCGTATGATCCGAATGAGGATGCGTCCCGCAATGAAATGCGTTCTTTTGTCTGTGGCCAGTGCCATGTTGAATATTATTGTTCATCTGATTTTCCACTCACGTTCCCGTGGGGCAACGGCCTGAGTATGGATGGTGCGGAAAAATTCTGGGATGAAACCAAACTGACGAGCGGCGAGCGGTTCTATGATTATAAACACAAAGAAACCGGCGCACCGATTCTGAAAGCGCAGCATCCTGAATTTGAGCTGTGGAGCCAGGGTGTTCATGCCCGCAGCGGGGTTTCCTGCTCGGACTGCCATATGCCTTATATGCGCGATGGCGCCTCCAAGGTTTCCGACCACTGGGTGCGCAGTCCGCTGCTGAATGTGAACCGGTCCTGTCAAACCTGTCATCGCAAATCGGAGCAGGATATTTTGGATCTCGTGGATTCGATCCAGCAGAAAAACTACAAATTGCTGCTGCGCGGCGGCGAAGCGTTGAATGATCTGATGGATGCGGTGATGGCGGCAAAAGAATCCGGAGCGACAGAGGATGAACTCACTGCGGCACTGGAGTTTCAGCGGAAGGCGCAGTGGCGCCTCGATTACATCGCTGCCGAGAATTCCATGGGCTTTCATGCGCCGCAGGAAGCGGCGCGCATTTTGGCGGAAGCGGCCGACTATGCCCGCCAGGGCCAGGTTGAGGCGCTCAAGCTGACCCGTCAGTAA
- the pyrE gene encoding orotate phosphoribosyltransferase has translation MTQEEVLEIFKKTNALLEGHFELRSGLHSNQFFQCALVLQHPRISGKLCEALVEKMKAELEDLNVDTVIAPAMGGITIGHDVARALGVRFIFVEKEDNALKLRRFKIEKGERFVIAEDVVTRGGRVQETVDIVKENGGEVAAIGILVNRSGGKAAFDAPLVSLLDIEPVTYDPSNCPLCEAGLELVHPGSK, from the coding sequence ATGACTCAGGAAGAAGTGCTTGAAATTTTTAAAAAGACGAATGCGTTGCTGGAAGGCCACTTTGAGTTGCGCTCCGGTCTCCACAGTAATCAGTTTTTTCAATGTGCACTCGTATTGCAGCACCCGCGAATTTCCGGGAAGCTCTGCGAGGCGCTGGTGGAAAAAATGAAAGCTGAACTTGAGGATCTCAATGTGGATACCGTAATTGCGCCGGCCATGGGCGGGATTACCATCGGTCATGATGTGGCCCGTGCGCTGGGCGTCCGGTTTATTTTTGTGGAGAAAGAGGATAATGCACTGAAGCTGCGACGCTTTAAAATTGAAAAGGGCGAACGGTTTGTTATTGCCGAAGATGTGGTGACGCGCGGTGGGCGGGTGCAGGAGACTGTTGATATCGTTAAGGAGAATGGCGGTGAGGTTGCCGCGATCGGTATTCTCGTGAATCGCAGTGGCGGAAAGGCGGCATTCGATGCGCCGCTTGTCAGTTTGCTCGATATCGAACCGGTGACGTATGATCCGTCCAACTGCCCGCTCTGTGAAGCGGGACTGGAACTGGTACATCCCGGAAGTAAATAA
- a CDS encoding zinc ribbon domain-containing protein, which yields MSHPLEPIFALQKKDRKLIKLLREIRDIPKRKSDIELQLSGSKKKLEMALDSKKHTEATLKEQELEVEALKERVTKYKNQQMDAETNEQYRAFVKEIGAVEDEIKVLEEKEIKLMEDLEAGKAIVAECEEKLSHEREGISDELEELDERQAYLEEKVGKMKADRNRMAAECDKQLLAKYMRILQNKKDMAIVLVEEGGHCGGCHMKLPPQVVNDARNPTKIVGCNFCGRIVYNPPYGG from the coding sequence GTGTCGCATCCGTTGGAACCTATTTTTGCCCTTCAGAAGAAGGATCGTAAACTGATCAAACTCCTGCGGGAGATTCGCGATATTCCGAAACGGAAAAGCGATATTGAACTGCAGCTGAGCGGCTCGAAGAAGAAGCTCGAGATGGCGCTCGACAGTAAAAAACACACCGAGGCCACGCTGAAAGAGCAGGAACTTGAGGTGGAAGCACTCAAGGAACGGGTCACCAAATACAAAAACCAGCAGATGGATGCGGAGACGAACGAGCAGTATCGCGCCTTCGTTAAAGAGATCGGCGCGGTTGAGGACGAAATCAAGGTGCTCGAAGAAAAAGAGATCAAGTTGATGGAGGATCTCGAAGCCGGCAAAGCCATTGTGGCTGAATGCGAGGAAAAGCTGAGCCATGAGCGCGAAGGCATTTCCGATGAATTGGAAGAGCTGGATGAACGCCAGGCGTATCTCGAAGAAAAAGTCGGGAAAATGAAAGCCGACCGTAACCGGATGGCGGCAGAGTGCGATAAGCAGCTTCTGGCAAAATATATGCGTATTCTGCAGAACAAAAAAGATATGGCCATTGTGCTGGTTGAAGAAGGCGGACATTGTGGAGGCTGCCATATGAAACTTCCGCCGCAGGTAGTTAATGATGCGCGGAATCCGACCAAGATTGTCGGGTGCAATTTCTGTGGACGCATTGTCTACAACCCTCCGTATGGAGGATGA
- a CDS encoding aldo/keto reductase — translation MSVPTRRFGRTEVQMPVLSCGGMRYQQGWDDLEPEKIDPKIQDNLEATVHRALELGISHIETARGYGPSEMQLGWVLPEIDRESYLLQTKIGVKETAEEFLEVFETSMKNLQVDYVDFLSIHGINLPEHIDTCLKKGGCVEAVRKLQQEGRVRFCGFSTHGGPEVVVPACETGEFDYVNLHWYFIYDPLHWPMVEAAAKQDMGVFIISPNDKGGMLYKPTEKMAALCNPLTPMQWNDLYCLQRPEVHTLSIGAAKPSDFEEHVEAVSRHLDDPIVGDIEQRIIRSLENDLGADWMRHWHEGLPFYLDVPGEINVREILRLWTFDRGLGLREFAKMRYNLLGNASHWFPGQQAAEVDSVDWSCLKNSRFADRIPDLLKEAHALYWEDKEAKRLSES, via the coding sequence ATGAGCGTACCGACAAGACGATTTGGAAGAACGGAAGTGCAGATGCCGGTGTTGAGCTGCGGCGGCATGCGTTACCAGCAGGGGTGGGATGATTTGGAGCCTGAGAAAATTGATCCGAAAATTCAGGACAATCTGGAAGCCACGGTACATCGGGCGTTGGAGCTGGGGATCAGCCATATCGAAACGGCGCGTGGTTACGGGCCCTCGGAAATGCAACTGGGCTGGGTGCTGCCCGAAATCGATCGGGAAAGCTATCTGCTGCAGACCAAGATCGGAGTGAAAGAGACTGCCGAAGAATTTCTTGAGGTTTTTGAAACCTCGATGAAAAACCTGCAGGTGGATTATGTAGATTTTCTTTCGATTCACGGGATCAATCTGCCGGAGCATATTGATACGTGTCTGAAGAAGGGTGGATGTGTGGAGGCGGTCCGGAAGCTGCAGCAGGAGGGCCGGGTTCGATTTTGCGGGTTTTCGACGCATGGTGGCCCGGAGGTGGTGGTGCCGGCCTGTGAAACCGGTGAGTTTGATTATGTGAATCTTCATTGGTATTTTATTTATGATCCGCTCCATTGGCCGATGGTTGAGGCGGCGGCGAAACAGGATATGGGCGTCTTTATCATCAGCCCGAATGACAAAGGCGGGATGCTGTATAAACCGACTGAAAAAATGGCGGCTTTGTGCAATCCATTGACGCCGATGCAGTGGAATGACCTGTATTGTCTGCAGCGTCCGGAAGTGCATACGCTGAGCATCGGTGCTGCAAAGCCGTCGGATTTTGAAGAGCATGTCGAGGCGGTGTCCCGTCATCTGGATGATCCGATAGTTGGTGATATTGAACAGCGTATTATCCGGTCGCTGGAAAATGATCTGGGGGCTGACTGGATGAGGCACTGGCACGAAGGCCTGCCCTTTTACCTGGATGTTCCCGGCGAAATCAATGTGCGTGAAATTTTGCGGTTGTGGACGTTTGATCGGGGGCTCGGGCTGCGCGAGTTTGCAAAAATGCGTTATAATTTATTGGGTAATGCGTCGCATTGGTTTCCGGGTCAACAGGCCGCTGAGGTCGATTCGGTGGACTGGAGCTGCCTGAAAAACAGCCGTTTTGCGGATCGTATTCCGGATCTTCTTAAAGAGGCGCATGCGCTTTACTGGGAGGATAAAGAGGCGAAACGCCTGAGCGAAAGTTAG
- a CDS encoding c-type cytochrome, with protein MKLLNRTTLLILFVQGVAAQTYQSPTAIHQAADGQSLFIASRTGKQIKQLHKETLQVNTWLKLPAEPSGFVMDGDRMLITGGGHNGRVWMARNGEIFQTLETGHTPTSPVLSPDAKTLYICNRFDNNVSFIDLHSGKTLAQIPVRREPIAADITPDGRYLFVANHIPDGRADVDYVASKISVIDTQTRTVKTIPLVNGAEGLRDLKLSPDGKKVFATHLMARFLVPTTQLERGWVSTDALSVIDVESQTLQYTVLLDDVDQGFPNPWAIGFSNDGKMLVVSSAGNHEISLINLTALSEKVAAEAAANSGQAHLNAHNNLSFLSGIRKRMKLKGNGPRSLVVDGSTVYVAHYFSDDVEIVHISKDWKTTSTPVALDAKQPVTQVRQGEIYFNDAGLCFQNWLSCATCHPDARTDALNWDLLNDGIGNPKNVKSMLHAHENPRAMWLGVRADAYVGVRAGLRHIQFAVRPEKDAQAIDAYLKSLTAVPSPYLEQGKLSAAAQRGKKIFSSAGCINCHSGPYHSDHGMYDMGTAKGLDEGLPIDVPHLTEAWRTAPYLHDGRAATLQDLFNEFRHGDKYGNVSALTPEEKNDLIEYVLSL; from the coding sequence ATGAAATTACTCAACCGAACCACACTGCTTATTCTGTTCGTCCAAGGCGTTGCCGCCCAGACCTATCAATCCCCCACCGCTATTCATCAAGCTGCCGACGGACAATCATTATTCATCGCCTCCCGCACCGGAAAACAGATCAAACAACTGCACAAAGAAACTCTTCAAGTAAACACCTGGCTGAAACTGCCCGCCGAACCCAGCGGTTTTGTTATGGACGGTGACCGTATGCTCATCACCGGCGGCGGACACAACGGCCGGGTTTGGATGGCCCGCAACGGCGAGATTTTCCAGACACTGGAAACCGGACACACACCGACATCCCCCGTCCTTTCCCCCGATGCAAAAACCCTCTATATCTGCAACCGGTTCGATAACAATGTTTCATTCATTGATCTGCATTCCGGAAAAACCTTGGCACAAATTCCTGTCCGCCGGGAGCCGATTGCCGCCGACATCACTCCTGACGGCCGTTATCTGTTTGTGGCCAACCACATTCCCGACGGCCGAGCCGACGTCGACTACGTTGCATCGAAAATATCAGTTATCGACACACAGACTCGAACCGTAAAAACTATTCCCCTCGTCAACGGCGCCGAAGGCCTGCGCGATCTCAAACTGTCGCCCGACGGCAAAAAAGTTTTTGCGACGCATCTCATGGCCCGTTTTCTGGTACCGACCACGCAGCTCGAACGCGGCTGGGTCTCCACCGATGCTCTCAGCGTCATCGACGTGGAAAGCCAGACCTTGCAATACACCGTCCTGCTCGATGATGTGGATCAGGGATTCCCCAATCCCTGGGCAATCGGCTTTTCCAACGATGGAAAAATGCTGGTCGTCTCCTCTGCCGGCAACCACGAAATCAGCCTGATCAACCTTACCGCACTCTCAGAAAAAGTGGCTGCGGAAGCCGCTGCCAACTCCGGCCAGGCCCATTTGAACGCACATAACAACCTCTCCTTCCTCTCCGGCATCCGAAAAAGGATGAAATTGAAAGGCAACGGCCCCCGCTCACTCGTCGTTGACGGCAGCACCGTTTATGTCGCCCACTATTTCTCGGACGACGTCGAAATCGTTCACATTTCCAAAGACTGGAAAACCACGTCCACACCGGTTGCGCTTGATGCCAAACAACCCGTCACGCAGGTCCGTCAGGGCGAAATCTATTTTAACGATGCCGGACTCTGCTTTCAGAACTGGCTCAGCTGCGCCACCTGCCACCCCGATGCCCGGACCGATGCCCTCAACTGGGACCTGCTCAACGACGGGATCGGAAACCCGAAAAATGTAAAATCCATGCTGCACGCGCATGAAAATCCGCGCGCAATGTGGCTCGGCGTTCGGGCCGATGCCTATGTCGGCGTACGTGCCGGCCTGCGTCACATTCAATTTGCCGTACGGCCGGAAAAAGACGCCCAGGCAATCGACGCCTATTTGAAAAGTCTGACCGCTGTACCCAGCCCGTATTTAGAGCAAGGAAAACTCAGCGCCGCGGCACAGCGCGGAAAAAAGATCTTTTCCAGCGCGGGCTGTATCAACTGCCACTCCGGCCCCTATCACTCGGATCATGGGATGTATGATATGGGCACCGCCAAGGGGCTCGATGAAGGACTGCCGATCGATGTCCCGCATCTGACCGAAGCATGGCGCACCGCACCCTATCTGCACGACGGGCGGGCCGCCACCCTCCAGGATCTGTTCAACGAATTCCGGCACGGCGATAAATACGGAAACGTTTCCGCACTCACCCCTGAAGAGAAAAATGACCTGATCGAATACGTGCTGTCGCTCTAA
- a CDS encoding response regulator transcription factor, with translation MNKLTHRIMVIDDHPIIHDGLKTLLASESDLEISSTASSADEALKKLCSESTDIAIVDLSLGGTDGTYLIQQIRKLYPDLKILVYTMSEEKLFAERTAAAGAHGYVMKTSPPNTLKLAIRKVCSGELFFSEDMIDRIRKKLKGYSETPHTLLDTLSNREMDIFQLIGEGLDTALISERLSISRNTVDTHRINIKNKLELPNGKAVERLAYEVIQQGRMPN, from the coding sequence ATGAATAAATTGACACACCGCATTATGGTCATTGATGATCATCCGATCATTCATGACGGTTTAAAAACGCTGTTGGCATCCGAAAGTGATCTGGAAATCTCCAGCACCGCCTCCTCCGCTGACGAAGCACTGAAAAAACTTTGTTCCGAAAGCACGGACATCGCCATCGTTGATCTTTCGCTGGGCGGAACAGACGGCACCTACCTGATCCAACAGATCAGAAAGCTTTATCCGGATCTGAAAATTCTGGTTTACACCATGTCTGAAGAAAAGCTCTTTGCCGAACGTACGGCTGCGGCAGGTGCCCATGGATATGTCATGAAAACCTCGCCCCCAAATACGCTTAAACTGGCCATTCGTAAAGTTTGTTCCGGAGAGCTCTTTTTTTCCGAGGATATGATTGATCGCATCAGGAAAAAATTAAAAGGGTATTCTGAGACTCCGCATACCCTGCTCGACACACTGTCCAACCGGGAAATGGATATCTTCCAACTGATCGGCGAAGGCCTTGATACCGCTCTGATCAGCGAACGCCTCAGCATCAGCCGCAATACCGTTGATACCCACCGAATCAACATCAAAAACAAACTCGAACTGCCGAATGGAAAAGCCGTGGAACGCCTGGCTTACGAAGTCATTCAGCAAGGCCGGATGCCGAATTAA
- a CDS encoding excinuclease ABC subunit UvrC, whose translation MEFSKIIREKLKKLPDEPGCYLMRDRDGKIIYIGKAASLRKRVQSYFRSHTRRTAQPKIRSLISSIEDFDIVVLKSEAEAILTEGKLIKEYRPHYNTLWKDDKRFQMIRVDVQHPFPTIGKCRIRKKDGAEYFGPYTSGMAAKVAVEFLERKFGLRRCRPREPDEETYKHCNDDIIANCSAPCIGNVSPGEYRRRVEEVCAFLRGERMEMLKELRAEMEQAASELKFEEAAALRDVLLHLNNAVRERAKVRKTPKMKQDEARIGLKQLQKQLKLSAEPRVIECFDISNISGTNSVASMVCAVDGVPYPNRYRRFRIKTVEGADDPRSMAEVVRRRYSRLQREKKEMPGLVMVDGGITQLRAAKAELRLLGLDDLPIVGLAKRYEEIVWDYDENSGNLVLPRNSPELTVVTRLRDEAHRFAITYHRELRRRRIMESRLDEIPGIGSSKKEMLLKHFGSITRLNRASVEQISEAPGIGKKTAELIRAELDKK comes from the coding sequence ATGGAATTTTCGAAAATCATCCGGGAAAAACTGAAAAAACTGCCCGACGAACCGGGGTGCTACCTGATGCGTGACCGCGACGGGAAAATCATCTATATCGGTAAAGCGGCTTCGTTGCGCAAGCGCGTGCAGAGCTACTTTCGTTCGCATACGCGCCGGACCGCCCAGCCGAAGATTCGCAGTCTGATCAGTTCCATCGAGGATTTTGATATTGTGGTGCTCAAGAGCGAGGCTGAGGCGATTCTCACAGAAGGCAAGCTGATCAAAGAGTACCGGCCGCATTACAACACACTTTGGAAAGACGATAAGCGCTTTCAGATGATCCGCGTTGATGTGCAGCATCCGTTTCCAACCATTGGAAAGTGCCGAATCAGAAAAAAGGACGGCGCGGAATATTTCGGGCCTTACACCTCGGGGATGGCGGCCAAAGTGGCGGTGGAATTTCTGGAACGCAAGTTCGGGTTGCGCCGCTGTCGTCCGCGCGAACCGGATGAGGAGACCTATAAGCACTGTAATGACGATATTATTGCCAACTGTTCGGCTCCCTGCATCGGAAACGTATCACCCGGGGAATACCGCCGGCGAGTGGAGGAGGTCTGCGCCTTTCTTCGGGGTGAACGGATGGAGATGCTCAAGGAGCTTCGTGCGGAAATGGAGCAGGCGGCGTCCGAACTGAAGTTTGAAGAGGCGGCGGCGCTGCGTGATGTGCTTTTGCATTTGAACAACGCTGTGCGCGAGCGGGCCAAGGTGCGTAAAACGCCGAAGATGAAACAGGATGAGGCGCGGATCGGTCTGAAGCAGCTGCAGAAACAGCTGAAGTTGTCGGCGGAGCCGCGGGTGATTGAGTGTTTTGATATTTCAAATATTTCAGGAACAAATTCGGTGGCCAGTATGGTGTGTGCTGTGGACGGGGTTCCGTATCCAAACCGATACCGCCGTTTTCGGATTAAAACGGTGGAGGGGGCGGATGACCCGCGGTCGATGGCAGAGGTGGTGCGGCGGCGTTATTCGCGACTGCAGCGCGAAAAAAAGGAGATGCCGGGACTGGTGATGGTGGACGGCGGAATTACGCAGCTGCGGGCGGCAAAGGCCGAGCTGCGTTTGCTGGGACTGGATGACTTGCCGATTGTGGGGCTGGCCAAGCGCTATGAAGAGATTGTCTGGGATTACGATGAAAACTCGGGAAATCTGGTGCTGCCGCGCAATTCGCCTGAACTGACGGTGGTAACGCGGCTGCGTGATGAGGCGCATCGTTTTGCGATTACCTATCACCGTGAACTGCGGCGGCGGCGGATTATGGAATCGCGGTTGGATGAAATTCCGGGGATTGGAAGTTCCAAGAAGGAAATGCTTTTGAAACACTTCGGATCCATTACCCGCCTGAACCGGGCTTCGGTCGAACAGATTTCAGAAGCGCCGGGTATTGGAAAAAAAACAGCGGAGCTGATCCGCGCAGAACTGGATAAAAAATGA